Within Butyrivibrio fibrisolvens, the genomic segment ATAATTCAAAAAGAAGACGTTCATCCTATAGAAGTTAAGGCGGAAGAAAATCTAAGATCCAAAAGTCTTAGTACTATTTATAACGAAAATAAAGATTTGAAACCCTGGCGATTCTCAATGGCGGGTTTCAGACAACAAGATTGGATGGTCAATGTACCACTATATCTTATCTATGAATGGATCAAAGCAAGTGAGTAATATCCCTGCCTATTTTATTGCTCTGAGAGTTACGTTAATAAGACCAGCAAAACTTCCGATAATATCGATAAGAAGCGATATTGCCAGATATAACAAGGTAACAGACATAGCAGGAGAATACCAATGCTTAAAAAGTATATCGATTTTATGAAAAGATCACCGCTGATAACTGCTGCGCTCTGTATAGTATACGTGGTTGTGTGTTTTAAAACGGTACATACAGATACAAATTTTCAGTTCTTTATAGTGAGAACCATGCTTTGCGGGGCAGTGTGCTTCTTCCTGTACCAGATATCCGGAGATAAGACACTGACATCCTGTTATGTCTCCACGGGCTATGTCATTAAGAATTCCATAGGATTTCTTGCGATGTCCCTTATCATGGGCTTGGTACTACTAATCTCAAATATAGAAGAGCACGTCCCGCTTAAGGATAATCCGGTATTGGGATTTATAGTCATATTTCTTATGTTTATGTCCGTGGGCCTTTTTGAGGAACTGGCTTTCAGGGCAGTCATCAATGATGCCATAATCTATAAGTTCAGGGAAAAGAAATATGTCTTTGTCCTTAGTGCACTAGTATCTTCGATAGTGTTCGGGGCAGTACATATAGTAGGAGAATTTGATGTAACGTCCCCTATTGCATGGGGGCAGGCTGTAGCCAAAACGTTGGAATCAGGCGTTTTCGGACTGGCCCTTCTTATACTGTATTGGAAGACCAGAAATGTATGGGCCATAGGTGTGACACATGGATTATTCGACTTTCTGGCAGGCTTTACAGATGGCCTTTTTGTTTCGGTGGGAAAATCAGGTTCATCGTATATCAATACCGGTGAAGATGGAGTACGGATCCTTATCACATACTTTGCAATAGCTGCAATAAATGCGGTCTTGACGTTTATTGTATGGAAGAAGGTTGGGAAGACTATCGATTTTGAGAAGATAAGAAGAGAGTGGTAGGCACTCGATAACGATCATCCTGAGTTTTTTTGCGAAATACCATATCAGCAATGAAAAGGATGGCTATCAGTATACTGACGAGTTTCATCTATATGTGATAGAATTAAATCGCACAGAAATGCTACAGAAGAAGATAAAAAACACAAAATCGATACTTGGGCCAAACTTTTCAAAGCTACTACATGGGAGGAATCGCGATCATCACATTGATTGCATGTTTTTTATAGAATATGTATAGAGTCAAGAGAATAATACCATACGCTTGTACAGTTCTGTTAGTAGCGCTGATGACACTATTTGCAGAAACTTTAAATGAGAAGGAGATTATATTTCCTGAGATAACAGCATTAGCAGTTGGATATATGGTGGCAAAAAATAGAAGCTGGAAGGTTAATGGAAAGCGTATGCTTTCACTGATAACAGGCTGTGCGATAATAGGAGTGTGCATTGTAAGATTTGTTCCGTTTGATACGTATATCGAAGTGATTTTGGCATTCACAATCGCTCAGGTAATCTTTATGTTTTCAGGAACCACGTTTGCACCATTTGTCTCAGCAATAGTGCTCCCGGTGATGATGCATACTACAAGTATAGTGTATCCTATAGCTGCATTTGTACTGACATTACTTGTAATATTGTTTCATAAACTTTTTCTATTTCAAGGAATCCGAGCAGATGAGGAATATGTTCCTGTGATGCTGAATTCCAGGGACGATATGGTAGATACTTCCATTAGAATCCTTTGTGTGACAGTAATAGCCGGTGTTGCATTCAGAACGGGTTATAGATTTGTTGTGGCACCTCCATTACTTGTGGCATTTACTGAGTTTTCCAGGCCAAGGAACAAAACAAGAAATATGCCAGTCAAAACGGTGGCAGTGATAACTGTGTGTGCCATAATTGGTGTGATTTCAAGATATTTCTTTGCTATTTGGATAGGGCTTCCTATTACGATTTCAGCAATTGTTGCTACAAGTGGTATGCTTATCGTTATTCATTTTACTAAGATGTATATGCCACCGGTTGGCGCTATTACCATGCTGAGCATGATAATATCTGAAAGCGTACTAATCACATATCCGATTCAGATTTTTGTAGGAAGTAGCTTGATTCTTTTTCTGTCCCGGATGATTTTCATGAGACGGCAGGATAACAAGCTTTATGAAAAAGAACATGAACTTCATGCAGAATGAGTTATAGGTTGTATTTCCTCACATATTGCACGGATCTCTTCACTGAAAACAGTATCTTTGGGCCAGATGAAGGTAAAATCATGTTTTACCCTAAAGTCGTCAAGGGGGATTGTTTTCAGATATCCGGACTGCAGTCCTGATGCAACCGCTGCTTTATATAAAAAGGTGATGCCACAATCTTTTTCAATAAGGCTTATTATGGCATGCATGTTCTCCACCTGGGTAAAATTCCTAAAATCACTTGTGGAGTAATTGTTCAGGGCAAGAGCTCTTTCCAATATATTGCGCGTTCCTGAACCGGGTTCTCTTATAAGAATTCGCTCGGGAAAGAGATCTTTTATCACGCGTGGCTTCTGATTGAAAGAGTGCTTTGCCGAACAGACAGGAACGAACTCTTCTTTGCTAAAAAGCAGCGTTTCATAATCATTTTCAGGGAAATATCCTTCTACAAGTGCAAAATCTATAACACCGTCGGAGAGTTTTTTTAGAAGCTCCGATGTGTTGCCAAATGTAATCTTAAGATTAGTATCCGGGTGATTTTTTATGTAATCACTGATCGGATCAGCAATTATGTATTCTCCTATGGTCATGGTGACACCAAAAGAGATGTCTTTTAAGCCATGGTTATTCTTTGAAAGTATTTCTTTGAGACTTTCATCATCATTTTTTATCTGATTCATTTTTTTATACAGGAGTTTTCCGTTATCAGTTAGAAAAAGTTTTTTTCCATCCTGAGTAAACAGCTTTGTCCCGTATTCATTTTCAAGATGATGTATGTGCTGAGAAACAGCGGGCTGAGTAATATTCAGCTCCTTAGCCGCCTTGGTGAAATTGAGGTGCCTGCAAACACATAGAAAGGTATCTATCCTGAAATCCAGCATAATCAGTCCTCCCTAACGATAAGAAATGTTTATGGATATATAATAATATATAATTTTATCTTTTTCAAAAGACAGAATAGAATAAGACATGCGAAAGAACAGATTAAAAAGAGAGAGAGGTCTTGAGATGGATTTTTTGAAAAAGAATTACATGGGAGTAATAGTATGCTTCACTATTGCAGTTCCTTCATGGCTCCTGGGAAAGCGCTTCCCTGTCGTTGGCGGAGCGGTGATTGCAATCATTCTGGGCATGATAATAGCCCTGTTCTGGAATGACAAGGGGAAGGCGGCTGATGGAATAAAGTTTACATCAAAGATAATTCTGCAGGAGGCTGTTGTCCTCCTTGGATTTGGTATGAATCTTTCGGTCGTTCTTCAGACCGGGAAACAGTCACTTCCTATAATTATCTGCACGATTTCAACATCGCTTATCCTATCATGGATTCTTCATAAGGTTATGAATATCAAAGGAAACACAGCTACTCTTATCGGAGTTGGCTCATCAATATGCGGCGGCTCAGCAATTGCAGCTACGGCTCCTGTCATTGATGCGGATGATGATGAAGTGGCACAGGCAATTTCTGTGATATTTTTCTTTAACGTGCTGGCAGCACTTCTTTTTCCTTCGCTGGGAAAGCTTATAGGTTTTGATATCACAACAGGAGAGGCTTTCGGTATTTTTGCGGGAACTGCAGTTAATGATACTTCTTCCGTCACCGCAGCTGCGTCAACATGGGACAGCATGTGGAACCTGGGTAGTCAGACTTTGGACAAGGCAGTTACAGTGAAGCTTACAAGGACATTAGCAATCATTCCGATTACACTGGTTCTTGCTTATATGAGAGCAAAGGAAGCAAAAAAGGATGGAAGCACCACCAACGGTTTTAGCTTCAGGAGAGCATTCCCGATGTTCATAGTGTTCTTTGTTCTTGCTTCAATCATCACAACACTTTGCTTGGAAATGGGAGTACCTTCGGATATTTTTATACCTCTTAAAGAACTTAGTAAGTTCTTTATCATAATGGCCATGGCTGCTATAGGCCTGAACAGCAATATAATCAGGCTCATTAAATCCGGCGGAAAACCGATACTGCTTGGTGGTTGCTGTTGGATAGGAATAACAGTTGTAAGCCTTGTGATGCAACATGTAATGGGGATATGGTAAACGATTTAAAATAGATGTTGACAAATATAGACAGATCTCATTCAAAAATAGGAATCGATTATATCCTTAGAAACCGCCGTATATGAAGCGATAGACGGTAAGGACAATGAGGCAGTTTTAGCAGAAGCATGGTGTGAAATCAAAGTACAGATCAAATGATTATAGAATAAAAGTGAAGTAGGTTATATCGGAATATTATCTTACAATAATACTTGGATGGACCTGATTTTTAGAAAGAAATAACAGAGTTGCCACCAGCCGTATACAGTAGCCCTGAGCTTTCTACCGTACGCAGCAGGTAAACAGCAACTCATCCTACAAATGCCCAAAACAAGGCAATTAGGGCATTGAAAAAGTTCTCAAAGAGATAATCATCTGCTATTGCAGATTTCAAAAGACTCGGTACAGTGTACCGGGTCTTTTTTGTGTGATTTGTTTTTACAACGCACCTGTGATAGAATAACTATCTACGTGAAAGGAAAGGGCAGTTAATGGGTATTTATAAGCTAAAGTCGCCTGTAAGGATTACCTTTGGGGTGGCCACAAGCTGGTGGATGATTTTGGAATAGAATACGATGGCGATGTATTAGCTGAGGCTTGGCTTTTATCGTGCCATAAGGATGGGAAATCTGTAGTGGCTGACGGAGAGTATAAGGGCAGGACGCTTAAAGAGCATATAGATATTCTTGGAAAATAGTGTCTTGGCAGTGATTGCAGGGATAAAGAAGACTTCCCTATTCTGACAAAGCTCATAGATGCAAGGAAGCCTCTTTCAATCCAGGTACATCCCGATGAAGTATATGCCAAGGCCAACGAAGGCCAGCACGGTAAGACAGAGATGTGGTATGTGCAGATGTTATATGTCAGGGAGAATGCATCAGAGCTAAAAAAGGAGAGTCGCTGTTTGTGACTGCGGGAAGCGGAGAATTTACAATAGACGGAGATGCCGAGGTCCTTATCACCTGGGTTCCGTGAATAAAGCAAAGATTGTACAGGTAGCTGGTAAGGCTGCCTGTTTTTTTGTGTTTTTATGCATTTTTATTTAATTTTATTAAAAAAATATAAAACGTAAAACAATGCATTATTTAGCTGTATAATGTATATAAGTGGACATTTATTATATTGAAAGGAGTATCGCTATGTCAAGGACAACTGAAAACAAGAAGAATAAGGTCAGTTTTTTCAAATCTATTCCGGTTCAGATTTTGTTCTTTAATATTCTGATGTTGCTGGTATTTAACATAGTAAGCTACATTGTTAACGATGGAATATCATCCATGTCTGACAGTGCTCAGGGTATAATTGCCGGAGTAACCGAGCTGGTTCATAAAGAGGGAACAGTTAAGGAAGATCTGGCCAGGATTGACGGAACGATCCAGAGCGCACTGGGACTATGGTCATATTACACTGATGCTGATAAAGAGAGAATCGGAAGCGAGCTTAAATCCTACGAGAGCGAAGTGACCACTCTTGTAAAAGAAATCGGCGATGAGTTTACTATATATGGCAATCCAAACGCAACGACACAGCTTGATGCTTCGGCAAACGCTCTTATTGCGAACGTTGATGAAGTGTTCAATATCATGATGACAACCGGCGATGGACGTGTTGCCTCGGAGATACTTACCGGAGATTATATGACTAACATGGAAGGTGTCAAAGCAGGCATGACAACCCTTGATGCATCGGTGGATGCACTTAAGGGTAATGTTGTAAATTATATGGCACAGACAAGAAGTAAAATAACTGTCATGAATGTAACAGGAATGGTTGTGTTTATCGTGTGCCTTCTTTTGAACCTCTATGTTTCATTTGTTCTTATCACCAAAGTTATTGTTAAGATTTCCGACTCTGTTCAGGAAATTATAAATGATATCAACGCCGGAAAGGGTGACCTTACAGCAAGAGTAAATGTTAAGACCGGAAATGAGCTTGTATTTATAAGAGACGGCATAAATGATTTTATTGAAACCCTGCAGGGCGTAATGAAAGATGTTAAGAGCGGAACACTCATTCTTACAGATTCCGCAGACAAGATGACCTCACAGATCGCTTTGGCTAACGACAACATCACCAACACATCAGCGGCGCTTGAGGAGCTTTCAGCCAGCATGGACAATGTGTCAACTACAGCTTCTAACATTAAGGAGCAGCTCAATGATGTAAGAGATGCGGTGGAGAGCATCAATGATGAGGTTGCTTCAGGAAAAGAGCGTGCAGACGAGATCCAGAAGGAAGCTGATACCATTAAGAATGAGGCTATGCAGAAGAAGGAGAATACAGGTGCCAGAGTTGAGGCGCTCAGCAAGACCCTTGATGAGTCAGTAAAGGAAAGTGAGCAGGTTAATCAGATCGGAGAACTTACCAAGGTTATCCTCGATATAGCTTCCCAGACAAACCTTCTTGCACTTAACGCCAGCATTGAGGCTGCAAGAGCAGGTGATGCCGGCAAGGGCTTTGCGGTAGTTGCGCAGGAGATCAGTGCACTTGCCGATAACAGCAGACAGACAGCCGGAAATATTCAGACTATAAGTGAGAATGTGACAAAGGCTGTTCAGGAGCTTTCGAATAATGCCATCGAGGTTGTAGATTTTATCAACAATACTGTTATTGCCGATTATGAAGCCTTTGTTGAGACAGGAGAGAAATACGAGAGTACAGCAGAGATAATGAATGAAATTCTTGAAGGCTTTACTGAGAAGGCAGACTCTCTTGATAACACAATGCACAGCATGGCAGACTCAATTCTTACAATCACCGATTCTGTTGAAGAGTCCACACAGGCCATCAGCCTTTCAGCTTCCAACTCTACGGAGATTGTGGGAGAAATTCAAGAAATCGGAGAGGCCATGGATAATAACAATCAGGTTACGAACAAACTTAGCGACAGTACAAAGAAGTTTATAAACGTATAATACTATTTAATAGTTTTTTAATAAAAGGGGCTGTGAAGAAATGATTTCTCATTTTTTCACAGCCCCTTTTTGTGTGCCGAAAGTGGACCTGGGGGGACGGTGTTAGTGGTTTACTTTTGTGCTAAAAGATTAAGGGTAAGGCTTGCCTTTATTGATATGATTTTATTAAAATGTAAGAAAGCACCATGGAATAATATTGGATTAACCGATGAGAGAAGATAGATTATGGACAAATCATGGTCAGAAAACAATAAAGAAATACAGAAATTGTTGACGAAGGAAGCAACCTTTAAAGATGCTATTCAGAAGCTTTTGGCTTTCCGTGAGGAAATGTTTGAGCAGATCACACAGATTGTGAGTGAATACCCGGATGAGGCCTTTGCCAAAATGCCTTTTGCGGGTGCGGACGGATATCACAGTAAAACCCTTGCCTATTCTATCTGGCATATTTTCAGGATTGAAGATATAGTTGCCCATGAGATGATAGCAGGGGATAGTCAAATCCTTTTTACAAATGACTTTCATAATCGCATTGGCGCACCTATTATTACTACGGGTAATGAACTTCAGGGAAACGAGATTGCAGAGTTTTCAGTTTATTGAACCTGGTACTATTAATTGGTTGTGAATATGGCGAGTATGGAGGGTGATATTTCATGAAGGCAGAATACATTAGTGAAGAAATGGATTCTTCAGGTTTTGTAGTTCTTGCAGATTATATACCGGGCATAATTCAGGAAATAAGGTATCACTCCACTTATAATTTTATAGGTGACAGGATTGATGGATATGAAGAGCCAGTGGCGCTACTGACCAAAGAAGCGGCTCGAGCCTTGAAAAGTGTCAGTAATGAGATGATGGTTCAGGGTTACAGACTTAAAGTATATGACGCCTACAGGCCAGCCCGTGCGGTTAAGCATTTTGTTCTGTGGGGGATAGAAGATACTGATATCAGGATGAAGCCTTATTTTTATCCGGATCTTGAAAAACAGGAACTCTTTGTAAAAGGATATATAGCAAAGAATTCAAGTCACAGCAAGGGAAGTACTGTTGATCTGACTTTATTTGATATGAAGTCGGGTAAAGAAGTTGATATGGGAAGTCCCTTTGACCATTTTAGCGAAGTATCTCATCCGGATTATAAGGGCA encodes:
- a CDS encoding CPBP family intramembrane glutamic endopeptidase, with amino-acid sequence MLKKYIDFMKRSPLITAALCIVYVVVCFKTVHTDTNFQFFIVRTMLCGAVCFFLYQISGDKTLTSCYVSTGYVIKNSIGFLAMSLIMGLVLLISNIEEHVPLKDNPVLGFIVIFLMFMSVGLFEELAFRAVINDAIIYKFREKKYVFVLSALVSSIVFGAVHIVGEFDVTSPIAWGQAVAKTLESGVFGLALLILYWKTRNVWAIGVTHGLFDFLAGFTDGLFVSVGKSGSSYINTGEDGVRILITYFAIAAINAVLTFIVWKKVGKTIDFEKIRREW
- a CDS encoding LysR family transcriptional regulator — encoded protein: MLDFRIDTFLCVCRHLNFTKAAKELNITQPAVSQHIHHLENEYGTKLFTQDGKKLFLTDNGKLLYKKMNQIKNDDESLKEILSKNNHGLKDISFGVTMTIGEYIIADPISDYIKNHPDTNLKITFGNTSELLKKLSDGVIDFALVEGYFPENDYETLLFSKEEFVPVCSAKHSFNQKPRVIKDLFPERILIREPGSGTRNILERALALNNYSTSDFRNFTQVENMHAIISLIEKDCGITFLYKAAVASGLQSGYLKTIPLDDFRVKHDFTFIWPKDTVFSEEIRAICEEIQPITHSA
- a CDS encoding YeiH family protein; protein product: MDFLKKNYMGVIVCFTIAVPSWLLGKRFPVVGGAVIAIILGMIIALFWNDKGKAADGIKFTSKIILQEAVVLLGFGMNLSVVLQTGKQSLPIIICTISTSLILSWILHKVMNIKGNTATLIGVGSSICGGSAIAATAPVIDADDDEVAQAISVIFFFNVLAALLFPSLGKLIGFDITTGEAFGIFAGTAVNDTSSVTAAASTWDSMWNLGSQTLDKAVTVKLTRTLAIIPITLVLAYMRAKEAKKDGSTTNGFSFRRAFPMFIVFFVLASIITTLCLEMGVPSDIFIPLKELSKFFIIMAMAAIGLNSNIIRLIKSGGKPILLGGCCWIGITVVSLVMQHVMGIW
- a CDS encoding methyl-accepting chemotaxis protein, with translation MSRTTENKKNKVSFFKSIPVQILFFNILMLLVFNIVSYIVNDGISSMSDSAQGIIAGVTELVHKEGTVKEDLARIDGTIQSALGLWSYYTDADKERIGSELKSYESEVTTLVKEIGDEFTIYGNPNATTQLDASANALIANVDEVFNIMMTTGDGRVASEILTGDYMTNMEGVKAGMTTLDASVDALKGNVVNYMAQTRSKITVMNVTGMVVFIVCLLLNLYVSFVLITKVIVKISDSVQEIINDINAGKGDLTARVNVKTGNELVFIRDGINDFIETLQGVMKDVKSGTLILTDSADKMTSQIALANDNITNTSAALEELSASMDNVSTTASNIKEQLNDVRDAVESINDEVASGKERADEIQKEADTIKNEAMQKKENTGARVEALSKTLDESVKESEQVNQIGELTKVILDIASQTNLLALNASIEAARAGDAGKGFAVVAQEISALADNSRQTAGNIQTISENVTKAVQELSNNAIEVVDFINNTVIADYEAFVETGEKYESTAEIMNEILEGFTEKADSLDNTMHSMADSILTITDSVEESTQAISLSASNSTEIVGEIQEIGEAMDNNNQVTNKLSDSTKKFINV
- a CDS encoding M15 family metallopeptidase; its protein translation is MKAEYISEEMDSSGFVVLADYIPGIIQEIRYHSTYNFIGDRIDGYEEPVALLTKEAARALKSVSNEMMVQGYRLKVYDAYRPARAVKHFVLWGIEDTDIRMKPYFYPDLEKQELFVKGYIAKNSSHSKGSTVDLTLFDMKSGKEVDMGSPFDHFSEVSHPDYKGITDEQYENRMALQKVMIRNGFKPIDCEWWHFTLENEPYPETYFDFPISIKYLK